Proteins encoded in a region of the Orcinus orca chromosome 8, mOrcOrc1.1, whole genome shotgun sequence genome:
- the SDHAF2 gene encoding succinate dehydrogenase assembly factor 2, mitochondrial isoform X1, which produces MQRKENISAGEVLERHWFRTCLQSRAVPVFTVVTVWVNLVLALSRRHLVSPSLRVTSFRRCYRGDSPTDSQKDMIEIPLPPWQERTDESIETKRARLLYESRKRGMLENCILLSLFAKAHLHNMTEKQLNLYDRLINEPSNDWDIYYWATEAKPAPEIFENEVMALLRDFAKNKNREQRLRAPDLEYLFEKPH; this is translated from the exons atgcaaaggaaagaaaatatttctgctgGAGAGGTTCTGGAAAGACACTGGTTTAGAACATGTTTGCAGTCACGGGCGGTTCCAGTCTTCACAGTAGTTACTGTTTGGGTGAACTTG GTGCTTGCTCTGTCAAGACGCCACCTAGTGTCTCCTTCACTCAGAGTGACATCATTCAGACGCTGCTACAGAGGTGACAGCCCGACAGATTCCCAGAAGGACATGATTGAAATCCCTTTGCCTCCATGGCAGGAGCGAACTGATGAATCCATAGAAACCAAAAGGGCCCGGCTGCTCTATGAGAGCAGGAAGAGGGGGATGCTGGAAAACTGCATCCTTCTCAG CCTCTTCGCTAAGGCACATCTGCACAACATGACAGAGAAACAACTGAACCTCTACGATCGCCTGATTAATGAACCCAGTAATGACTGGGATATTTACTACTGGGCTACAG AGGCAAAGCCAGCcccagaaatatttgaaaacgaaGTCATGGCCCTGCTGAGAGACTTTGCTAAGAACAAAAACAGAGAGCAGCGACTGCGGGCCCCAGATCTCGAATACCTCTTTGAAAAGCCACATTGA
- the SDHAF2 gene encoding succinate dehydrogenase assembly factor 2, mitochondrial isoform X2 produces the protein MAVAAVFPALPRVLALSRRHLVSPSLRVTSFRRCYRGDSPTDSQKDMIEIPLPPWQERTDESIETKRARLLYESRKRGMLENCILLSLFAKAHLHNMTEKQLNLYDRLINEPSNDWDIYYWATEAKPAPEIFENEVMALLRDFAKNKNREQRLRAPDLEYLFEKPH, from the exons ATGGCGGTGGCTGCTGTGTTCCCGGCCCTTCCGCGG GTGCTTGCTCTGTCAAGACGCCACCTAGTGTCTCCTTCACTCAGAGTGACATCATTCAGACGCTGCTACAGAGGTGACAGCCCGACAGATTCCCAGAAGGACATGATTGAAATCCCTTTGCCTCCATGGCAGGAGCGAACTGATGAATCCATAGAAACCAAAAGGGCCCGGCTGCTCTATGAGAGCAGGAAGAGGGGGATGCTGGAAAACTGCATCCTTCTCAG CCTCTTCGCTAAGGCACATCTGCACAACATGACAGAGAAACAACTGAACCTCTACGATCGCCTGATTAATGAACCCAGTAATGACTGGGATATTTACTACTGGGCTACAG AGGCAAAGCCAGCcccagaaatatttgaaaacgaaGTCATGGCCCTGCTGAGAGACTTTGCTAAGAACAAAAACAGAGAGCAGCGACTGCGGGCCCCAGATCTCGAATACCTCTTTGAAAAGCCACATTGA
- the CPSF7 gene encoding cleavage and polyadenylation specificity factor subunit 7 isoform X1 — MSEGVDLIDIYADEEFNQDPEFNNTDQIDLYDDVLTATSQPSDDRSSSTEPPPPVRQEPSPKPNNKTPAILYTYSGLRNRRAAVYVGSFSWWTTDQQLIQVIRSVGVYDVVELKFAENRANGQSKGYAEVVVASENSVHKLLELLPGKVLNGEKVDVRPATRQNLSQFEAQARKRECVRVPRGGIPPRAHSRDSSDSADGRATPSENLVPSSARVDKPPSVLPYFNRPPSALPLMGLPPPPIPPPPPLSSSFGVPPPPPGIHYQHLMPPPPRLPPHLTVPPPGAIPPALHLNPAFFPPPNATVGPPPDTYMKASAPYNHHGSRDSGPPPSTVSEAEFEEIMKRNRAISSSAISKAVSGASAGDYSDAIETLLTAIAVIKQSRVANDERCRVLISSLKDCLHGIEAKSYSVGASGSSSRKRHRSRERSPSRSRESSRRHRDLLHNEDRHDDYFQERNREHERHRDRERDRHH, encoded by the exons ATGTCAGAAGGAGTGGACTTGATTGATATATATGCTGACGAGGAGTTCAATCAG GACCCAGAGTTCAACAATACAGATCAGATTGACCTGTACGATGACGTGTTGACAGCCACCTCACAGCCCTCAGATGACAGAAGCAGCAGCACTGAGCCGCCACCTCCTGTTCGCCAGGAGCCATCTCCCAAGCCCAATAACAAGACCCCTGCAATTCTCTACACCTACAGTGGCCTGCGTAATAGGCGAGCTGCTGTCTATGTGGGCAGTTTCTCCTGG TGGACCACAGACCAGCAGCTGATCCAGGTTATTCGCTCTGTAGGAGTCTATGATGTGGTGGAGTTGAAATTTGCAGAGAATCGAGCAAATGGCCAGTCCAAAGG gtaTGCTGAGGTGGTGGTAGCCTCTGAAAACTCTGTCCACAAGTTGTTGGAACTTCTGCCAGGAAAAGTTCTTAATGGAGAAAAAGTGGATGTGAGGCCAGCCACCCGCCAGAACCTGTCACAGTTTGAGGCACAGGCTCGGAAACGTGAGTGCGTCCGAGTCCCAAGAGGGG GAATACCTCCACGGGCCCACTCCCGAGATTCTAGTGATTCTGCTGATGGACGGGCCACACCCTCTGAGAACCTTGTACCCTCATCTGCCCGTGTGGATAAGCCCCCCAGTGTGCTGCCCTACTTCAATCGCCCTCCTTCAGCCCTTCCCCTGATgggtctgcccccacccccaattccacCCCCACCACCTCTCTCCTCAAGCTTTGgggtccctcctcctcctcctggcatCCACTACCAGCATCTCATGCCCCCTCCTCCTCGATTACCTCCTCATCTGACTGTACCTCCCCCTGGGGCCATCCCACCTGCCCTTCACCTCAATCCAGCCTTCTTCCCCCCACCAAATGCCACAGTGGGGCCTCCACCAGATACTTACATGAAGGCCTCGGCACCCTATAACCACCATGGCAG CCGAGATTCGGGCCCTCCGCCCTCTACAGTGAGTGAAGCAGAATTTGAAGAGATCATGAAGCGGAACAGAGCAATTTCCAGCAGTGCCATTTCCAAAGCTGTATCTGGAGCCAGTGCAG GGGATTACAGCGACGCGATTGAGACGCTGCTCACAGCCATTGCTGTTATCAAACAGTCCCGGGTCGCCAATGATGAGCGTTGCCGTGTCCTCATCTCCTCCCTTAAGGACTGTCTTCATGGCATTGAAGCCAAGTCTTACAGTGTGGGTGCCAGCGGGAGCTCATCCAG GAAAAGACATCGGTCCCGAGAGAGGTCACCAAGCCGGTCCCGGGAAAGCAGCAGGAGGCACCGGGACCTGCTTCATAATGAAGATCGGCATGATGATTATTTCCAAGAAAGGAACCGAGAGCACGAGAGACACCGGGATAGAGAACGGGACCGGCACCACTGA
- the CPSF7 gene encoding cleavage and polyadenylation specificity factor subunit 7 isoform X2, with protein sequence MSEGVDLIDIYADEEFNQDPEFNNTDQIDLYDDVLTATSQPSDDRSSSTEPPPPVRQEPSPKPNNKTPAILYTYSGLRNRRAAVYVGSFSWWTTDQQLIQVIRSVGVYDVVELKFAENRANGQSKGYAEVVVASENSVHKLLELLPGKVLNGEKVDVRPATRQNLSQFEAQARKRIPPRAHSRDSSDSADGRATPSENLVPSSARVDKPPSVLPYFNRPPSALPLMGLPPPPIPPPPPLSSSFGVPPPPPGIHYQHLMPPPPRLPPHLTVPPPGAIPPALHLNPAFFPPPNATVGPPPDTYMKASAPYNHHGSRDSGPPPSTVSEAEFEEIMKRNRAISSSAISKAVSGASAGDYSDAIETLLTAIAVIKQSRVANDERCRVLISSLKDCLHGIEAKSYSVGASGSSSRKRHRSRERSPSRSRESSRRHRDLLHNEDRHDDYFQERNREHERHRDRERDRHH encoded by the exons ATGTCAGAAGGAGTGGACTTGATTGATATATATGCTGACGAGGAGTTCAATCAG GACCCAGAGTTCAACAATACAGATCAGATTGACCTGTACGATGACGTGTTGACAGCCACCTCACAGCCCTCAGATGACAGAAGCAGCAGCACTGAGCCGCCACCTCCTGTTCGCCAGGAGCCATCTCCCAAGCCCAATAACAAGACCCCTGCAATTCTCTACACCTACAGTGGCCTGCGTAATAGGCGAGCTGCTGTCTATGTGGGCAGTTTCTCCTGG TGGACCACAGACCAGCAGCTGATCCAGGTTATTCGCTCTGTAGGAGTCTATGATGTGGTGGAGTTGAAATTTGCAGAGAATCGAGCAAATGGCCAGTCCAAAGG gtaTGCTGAGGTGGTGGTAGCCTCTGAAAACTCTGTCCACAAGTTGTTGGAACTTCTGCCAGGAAAAGTTCTTAATGGAGAAAAAGTGGATGTGAGGCCAGCCACCCGCCAGAACCTGTCACAGTTTGAGGCACAGGCTCGGAAAC GAATACCTCCACGGGCCCACTCCCGAGATTCTAGTGATTCTGCTGATGGACGGGCCACACCCTCTGAGAACCTTGTACCCTCATCTGCCCGTGTGGATAAGCCCCCCAGTGTGCTGCCCTACTTCAATCGCCCTCCTTCAGCCCTTCCCCTGATgggtctgcccccacccccaattccacCCCCACCACCTCTCTCCTCAAGCTTTGgggtccctcctcctcctcctggcatCCACTACCAGCATCTCATGCCCCCTCCTCCTCGATTACCTCCTCATCTGACTGTACCTCCCCCTGGGGCCATCCCACCTGCCCTTCACCTCAATCCAGCCTTCTTCCCCCCACCAAATGCCACAGTGGGGCCTCCACCAGATACTTACATGAAGGCCTCGGCACCCTATAACCACCATGGCAG CCGAGATTCGGGCCCTCCGCCCTCTACAGTGAGTGAAGCAGAATTTGAAGAGATCATGAAGCGGAACAGAGCAATTTCCAGCAGTGCCATTTCCAAAGCTGTATCTGGAGCCAGTGCAG GGGATTACAGCGACGCGATTGAGACGCTGCTCACAGCCATTGCTGTTATCAAACAGTCCCGGGTCGCCAATGATGAGCGTTGCCGTGTCCTCATCTCCTCCCTTAAGGACTGTCTTCATGGCATTGAAGCCAAGTCTTACAGTGTGGGTGCCAGCGGGAGCTCATCCAG GAAAAGACATCGGTCCCGAGAGAGGTCACCAAGCCGGTCCCGGGAAAGCAGCAGGAGGCACCGGGACCTGCTTCATAATGAAGATCGGCATGATGATTATTTCCAAGAAAGGAACCGAGAGCACGAGAGACACCGGGATAGAGAACGGGACCGGCACCACTGA
- the CPSF7 gene encoding cleavage and polyadenylation specificity factor subunit 7 isoform X3, with product MEGECEDPEFNNTDQIDLYDDVLTATSQPSDDRSSSTEPPPPVRQEPSPKPNNKTPAILYTYSGLRNRRAAVYVGSFSWWTTDQQLIQVIRSVGVYDVVELKFAENRANGQSKGYAEVVVASENSVHKLLELLPGKVLNGEKVDVRPATRQNLSQFEAQARKRECVRVPRGGIPPRAHSRDSSDSADGRATPSENLVPSSARVDKPPSVLPYFNRPPSALPLMGLPPPPIPPPPPLSSSFGVPPPPPGIHYQHLMPPPPRLPPHLTVPPPGAIPPALHLNPAFFPPPNATVGPPPDTYMKASAPYNHHGSRDSGPPPSTVSEAEFEEIMKRNRAISSSAISKAVSGASAGDYSDAIETLLTAIAVIKQSRVANDERCRVLISSLKDCLHGIEAKSYSVGASGSSSRKRHRSRERSPSRSRESSRRHRDLLHNEDRHDDYFQERNREHERHRDRERDRHH from the exons ATGGAAGGAGAGTGTGAG GACCCAGAGTTCAACAATACAGATCAGATTGACCTGTACGATGACGTGTTGACAGCCACCTCACAGCCCTCAGATGACAGAAGCAGCAGCACTGAGCCGCCACCTCCTGTTCGCCAGGAGCCATCTCCCAAGCCCAATAACAAGACCCCTGCAATTCTCTACACCTACAGTGGCCTGCGTAATAGGCGAGCTGCTGTCTATGTGGGCAGTTTCTCCTGG TGGACCACAGACCAGCAGCTGATCCAGGTTATTCGCTCTGTAGGAGTCTATGATGTGGTGGAGTTGAAATTTGCAGAGAATCGAGCAAATGGCCAGTCCAAAGG gtaTGCTGAGGTGGTGGTAGCCTCTGAAAACTCTGTCCACAAGTTGTTGGAACTTCTGCCAGGAAAAGTTCTTAATGGAGAAAAAGTGGATGTGAGGCCAGCCACCCGCCAGAACCTGTCACAGTTTGAGGCACAGGCTCGGAAACGTGAGTGCGTCCGAGTCCCAAGAGGGG GAATACCTCCACGGGCCCACTCCCGAGATTCTAGTGATTCTGCTGATGGACGGGCCACACCCTCTGAGAACCTTGTACCCTCATCTGCCCGTGTGGATAAGCCCCCCAGTGTGCTGCCCTACTTCAATCGCCCTCCTTCAGCCCTTCCCCTGATgggtctgcccccacccccaattccacCCCCACCACCTCTCTCCTCAAGCTTTGgggtccctcctcctcctcctggcatCCACTACCAGCATCTCATGCCCCCTCCTCCTCGATTACCTCCTCATCTGACTGTACCTCCCCCTGGGGCCATCCCACCTGCCCTTCACCTCAATCCAGCCTTCTTCCCCCCACCAAATGCCACAGTGGGGCCTCCACCAGATACTTACATGAAGGCCTCGGCACCCTATAACCACCATGGCAG CCGAGATTCGGGCCCTCCGCCCTCTACAGTGAGTGAAGCAGAATTTGAAGAGATCATGAAGCGGAACAGAGCAATTTCCAGCAGTGCCATTTCCAAAGCTGTATCTGGAGCCAGTGCAG GGGATTACAGCGACGCGATTGAGACGCTGCTCACAGCCATTGCTGTTATCAAACAGTCCCGGGTCGCCAATGATGAGCGTTGCCGTGTCCTCATCTCCTCCCTTAAGGACTGTCTTCATGGCATTGAAGCCAAGTCTTACAGTGTGGGTGCCAGCGGGAGCTCATCCAG GAAAAGACATCGGTCCCGAGAGAGGTCACCAAGCCGGTCCCGGGAAAGCAGCAGGAGGCACCGGGACCTGCTTCATAATGAAGATCGGCATGATGATTATTTCCAAGAAAGGAACCGAGAGCACGAGAGACACCGGGATAGAGAACGGGACCGGCACCACTGA
- the TMEM216 gene encoding transmembrane protein 216 isoform X1 translates to MASRGKRLSSTPLEILFFLNGWYYATCFLLELFVFLYKGLLLPYPTANLVLDVAMLFLYLGIEVIRLFFGTKGNLCQRKMPLGISMALTFPSAMMASYYLLLQTYVLRLEAIMNGILLFFCGSELLLEVLTLAAFSSMDRI, encoded by the exons ATGGCGTCGCGAG gTAAACGGTTGTCCTCCACCCCCTTGGAAATCCTGTTCTTTCTGAACGGGTGGTATTATGCTACCTGTTTCCTGCTGGAACTCTTCGTATTTCTGTATAAAG GTCTCCTGCTACCATATCCAACAGCCAATCTAGTACTGGATGTGGCGATGCTCTTCCTTTATCTTGGAATTGAAGTAATTCGACTGTTTTTTG GTACAAAGGGAAACCTCTGCCAACGAAAGATGCCGCTTGGTATTAGCATGGCCTTGACCTTCCCATCTGCCATGATGGCCTCCTATTACCTGCTGCTGCAGACCTACGTGCTCCGCCTGGAAGCCATCATGAACGGCATCTTGCTCTTCTTCTGTGGCTCAGAGCTGCTGCTTGAGGTGCTCACCCTGGCTGCCTTCTCCAG TATGGACAGGATTTGA
- the TMEM216 gene encoding transmembrane protein 216 isoform X2, with the protein MLFLYLGIEVIRLFFGTKGNLCQRKMPLGISMALTFPSAMMASYYLLLQTYVLRLEAIMNGILLFFCGSELLLEVLTLAAFSSMDRI; encoded by the exons ATGCTCTTCCTTTATCTTGGAATTGAAGTAATTCGACTGTTTTTTG GTACAAAGGGAAACCTCTGCCAACGAAAGATGCCGCTTGGTATTAGCATGGCCTTGACCTTCCCATCTGCCATGATGGCCTCCTATTACCTGCTGCTGCAGACCTACGTGCTCCGCCTGGAAGCCATCATGAACGGCATCTTGCTCTTCTTCTGTGGCTCAGAGCTGCTGCTTGAGGTGCTCACCCTGGCTGCCTTCTCCAG TATGGACAGGATTTGA